A single Drechmeria coniospora strain ARSEF 6962 chromosome 03, whole genome shotgun sequence DNA region contains:
- a CDS encoding acid phosphatase translates to MTTTVALGAPHLRQRNHPRDGTSYVAVDDHASPVRRWLANNAMATFNPMAAASAGDGMGLNSSQRMAMEHAHFGHDLGFDDALLDGSALAPLPPFTPAYEFDHFATTFEDPFAYSAARVFEPTPNPDAVNEESSNQELDNNLLGFSDPFRLLNLLDEAGNMGDMHMTAELYGMFFVAEDVFGGENAGRPLELTCYRRNLWQCSGQITLPRSVSQVVDEQGRRFPICELSASITALESIEGKATEIILIPWKSANAPGGEDTKVASAPPSIPLDLSTAQELDAHRVTLPVSWKRLQFKHATANNGRRKGLQQHYVVQINLLGRATSGEVIKIAEIQSGPVIVRGRSPRNFDSRKDVPLTGERRTERKGTAGSDSASVKMDRESVQPTTIPVFPSMDAASTSTEWANAQAVPQPNQSTHPSKKMAMSPTISKPPIPSWMVDGGAKSVGTPGGQTPHGSLSRQSSAVPINLSLSEEEKSPNRSSAELPSPQMGKFGSTSTAAGANPGSSPTEDPDPLYEYFPLTVDDWYASPSLCLLPLSHAGSPLVNGITRMPPVDAIYRPHVVHHTIVPPEVKAQQGPSRVKRYFTAD, encoded by the exons ATGACCACGACGGTGGCACTTGGTGCACCTCACCTCCGCCAACGAAACCACCCCCGTGACGGTACATCGTACGTAGCCGTGGACGATCACGCTTCCCCCGTGCGCCGCTGGCTGGCGAACAATGCCATGGCCACCTTCAACCCTATGGCAGCCGCTTCGGCCGGTGACGGCATGGGCTTGAACAGCAGCCAACGCATGGCCATGGAGCACGCACACTTTGGACATgacctcggcttcgacgatGCGCTGCT TGATGGCAGCGCCCTCGCGCCGCTGCCCCCCTTCACCCCGGCCTATGAGTTTGATCATTTCGCTACGACCTTCGAGGACCCCTTCGCCTATTCCGCCGCCCGTGTTTTTGAACCGACGCCAAACCCGGATGCCGTCAACGAGGAGTCATCAAACCAGGAGCTCGACAACAACCTGCTCGGCTTCTCCGACCCGTTTCGACTCCTCAACCTGCTTGATGAGGCTGGCAACATGGGCGACATGCACATGACCGCCGAGCTCTACGGCATGttcttcgtcgccgaggatgtATTTGGCGGGGAAAACGCCGGCCGGCCGCTGGAGCTGACTTGCTACCGCCGCAACCTCTGGCAGTGCTCCGGCCAGATCACCCTGCCGAGGTCTGTGTcgcaggtcgtcgacgagcagggccGCCGCTTCCCCATATGCGAGCTGTCGGCCTCCATCACGGCCCTGGAATCCATCGAAGGCAAGGCGACCGAGATCATCCTGATACCCTGGAAGAGCGCAAACGCaccgggcggcgaggacacCAAggtcgcctcggcgccgcccagcATCCCCTTGGACTTGAGCACGGCCCAAGAACTGGATGCCCACCGCGTGACCCTGCCAGTCTCTTGGAAGCGCCTGCAGTTCAAGCACGCGACGGCCAACAACGGCCGGAGAAAGGGCCTGCAGCAGCATTACGTCGTGCAGATCAACCTGCTCGGCAGGGCGACGTCGGGCGAGGTGATCAAGATTGCCGAGATTCAATCCGGACCCGTCATCGTCCGGGGCCGCAGCCCGCGCAACTTTGACAGTCGCAAGGACGTCCCCCTGACGGGCGAGAGGCGCACGGAGCGCAAGGGCACCGCCGGCTCGGACAGCGCGAGCGTCAAGATGGACCGTGAGAGCGTCCAGCCAACGACGATACCCGTCTTTCCGTCCATGGACGCTGCCTCG ACGTCGACCGAGTGGGCCAACGCGCAAGCCGTTCCGCAACCGAACCAAAGCACGCATCCGTCCAAGAAAATGGCCATGTCGCCGACCATATCGAAACCGCCCATTCCCAGCTGGATGGTGGATGGGGGCGCCAAGTCGGTCGGAACCCCAGGCGGGCAGACCCCCCACGGCTCGCTGAGCCGTCAGAGTTCAGCCGTGCCCATCAACCTCTCATTgtccgaggaggagaagagcCCCAACCGGTCGAGCGCCGAGCTGCCGAGCCCTCAGATGGGCAAGTTTGGATccacgagcacggcggcgggagcgaATCCCGGCAGCAGCCCCACCGAGGACCCCGATCCTCTGTATGAATATTTTCCTCTCACCGTCGATGACTGGTATGCCTCCCCCAGCCTGTGCCTGTTGCCGCTTTCTCATGCGGGGTCACCGCTTGTTAACGGTATCACCAGGATGCCTCCAGTCGACGCCATATACCGGCCGCATGTTGTCCACCACACGATTGTGCCTCCCGAGGTGAAGGCTCAGCAGGGACCGAGCAGAGTGAAGAGGTATTTTACGGCCGACTGA
- a CDS encoding glycoside hydrolase family 3 codes for MSAKASSSSGSHPDNGHLDPIWQQLDWAIGQTLIMGWDGTEVTPQVRSLIEDHHVGSIILTAKNLKSAQQTTSLVQELQTIAKNAGHPVPLLIALDQENGGVNSLFDEDYVCQFPSAMGVAATGRAELAYEITRATAMEISACGVNLMLGPVLDVLNNARYQPLGVRATGDDPQEVSQYGLAALRGIRDAGMASCGKHFPSYGNLDFLGSNLDVPIITQTLEELSLSALVPFRNAVASGQLDAMFVGGCGISNPSMNVSHACLSDQVVDHLLRSELGFQGVAISECLEMEALSQDLGVQNGVVMALEAGCDLILLCRAMDIQLEAIKGLKLGHENGIITKERIFTSLRRVLKLKATCTSWSKALNPPGISLLSQLHTSHLKLSKKAYDDSITVLRDKEKLLPLGSSMHPGEELLLLTPLVKPLPASAMTKALLSSKGGSSNAPTNHDMWSHRERGSIMSGEGVFREFGKNLARFRNEKLLHTSYTANGVRPVHENLINRASCIVIVTADANRNLYQAGFTKHVDMMCSMHKSRGNKKQLIVVAVSSPYDFAMDKSIGTYICTFDFTENAMSALLRVLVGEVDPPVGSMPGTLRKSKRVLKSRQHWLVEEYDRSRDATGLGDLLRAVHRATAPDLEFLKTTTAASFELNSSAIKEAHFVVRNSSTQALYGFVATYYTAGVGMLGAIFVDPTKRNVSIGRSLHRRALKSLDRQKGLKKVQIGMPFPGVFLGIPSNLELSTVKEWFGNSGWDTQLPRRLTNMIIADLANWLIPEGLLQNIQRASLAFDLIHGLENADSVLQHVRTNASPEVLELYKHALNESKSCGIVRAKDSAGILIGTVIICRQNCALATYIPSLLSHAGNVGGIIAPVVSPTPQSTLVLEGLALMGVRQCKSYKSSRVLLSWVVDDACEPMRLMGFETLQVFEEITNSPEVYVPHVDGWVDANR; via the exons ATGTCTGCCAAGGCCAGTTCCAGCTCCGGTTCCCATCCGGACAATGGCCATCTTGACCCAATATGGCAGCAACTCGACTG GGCGATTGGACAGACGCTGATAATGGGCTGGGATGGAACCGAAGTCACTCCCCAGGTGAGGAGCCTCATTGAGGACCATCACGTCGGCTCCATCATCCTCACGGCCAAAAATTTAAAGT CGGCCCAGCAAACGACGAGCCTCGTTCAAGAACTGCAAACCATTGCCAAGAACGCCGGTCATCCCGTTCCGCTGCTCATTGCCCTCGATCAAGAGAACGGCGGGGTCAACAGCCTCTTTGACGAAGACTATGTTTGCCAGTTTCCGAGCGCCatgggcgtcgccgccaccggtCGTGCCGAGCTGGCGTACGAGATAACcagggcgacggccatggaaATCTCGGCCTGCGGGGTCAATCTGATGCTCGGTCCCGTTCTTGACGTCCTCAACAATGCCCGCTATCAACCGCTCGGAGTGCGGGCGACCGGTGACGATCCCCAGGAGGTTTCGCAgtacggcctcgccgccctgaGGGGCATTCGTGATGCAGGCATGGCCTCGTGCGGAAAGCATTTCCCTTCCTACGGAAACCTCGACTTTCTCGGCTCCAACCTCGACGTGCCCATCATCACGCAGACGTTGGAGGAATTGAGTCTGAGTGCGCTCGTCCCCTTCAGgaacgccgtcgcctcgggtCAGCTGGACGCCATgttcgtcggcggctgcggcatCTCGAACCCCTCCATGAACGTCAGCCACGCCTGTCTTTCCGACCAGGTCGTCGACCACCTGCTTCGGAGCGAACTGGGATTCCAGGGCGTCGCCATCTCCGAATGCTTGGAGATGGAGGCCCTTAGCCAAGACCTCGGCGTCCAGaacggcgtcgtcatggcccTCGAAGCCGGCTGCGACCTCATCCTGCTTTGCCGTGCCATGGACATCCAGCTGGAGGCCATCAAGGGTCTCAAGTTGGGACACGAAAACGGCATCATAACCAAGGAGAGGATATTCACCTCCCTCCGCCGCGTTCTGAAGCTCAAGGCAACCTGCACCTCCTGGTCCAAGGCGCTCAACCCTCCGGGCatctccctcctctcccAGCTCCACACATCCCATCTCAAGCTCTCCAAGAAGGCGTACGACGACTCCATCACCGTCCTTCGAGACAAGGAAAAGCTCCTCCCTTTGGGCAGCTCGATGCACCCAGGCGAGGAGCTCCTGCTCCTCACGCCGCTTGTCAAACCCCTTCCCGCCTCCGCCATGACCAAGGCGCTTCTCAGCTCAAAGGGCGGTTCCTCGAATGCGCCGACAAATCACGACATGTGGTCGCATCGAGAGAGGGGTTCCATCATGAGCGGAGAGGGAGTCTTTCGAGAGTTTGGCAAGAATCTTGCCCGGTTCCGTAATGAGAAGCTGCTCCACACCAGCTACACCGCCAACGGAGTGAGGCCAG TGCACGAGAACCTCATCAACAGAGCGTCgtgcatcgtcatcgtcacggCGGACGCAAACCGAAATCTGTATCAAGCCGGCTTCACCAAGCACGTCGACATGATGTGCTCCATGCACAAGAGCCGCGGGAATAAGAAGcagctcatcgtcgtcgccgtgagCTCTCCGTACGATTTCGCCATGGACAAGTCCATCGGCACCTACATATGCACCTTTGACTTTACCGAAAATGCCATGTCGGCCCTGCtgcgcgtcctcgtcggcgaggtcgatcCGCCGGTTGGGAGCATGCCCGGCACGCTTCGCAAGAGCAAACGGGTGCTCAAGTCGCGGCAGCATTGGCTCGTCGAAGAGTACGATCGATCGCGGGACGCCACGGGCCTTGGCGACCTACTCCGCGCCGTTCACCGTGCGACGGCGCCCGATCTGGAGTTTCTCAAgaccacgacggccgcttcgtTCGAGCTCAATTCGTCGGCCATCAAGGAGGCGCACTTCGTGGTCAGAAACAGCAGCACGCAAGCGCTGtacggcttcgtcgccacGTACTATACCGCCGGCGTGGGTATGCTCGGTGCCATCTTCGTCGATCCCACGAAGCGAAACGTCTCCATCGGTCGATCCCTGCACCGGCGAGCCCTGAAAAGCCTGGATCGGCAAAAAGGCCTCAAGAAGGTCCAGATCGGGATGCCCTTCCCCGGTGTCTTCTTGGGGATTCCCTCCAACCTCGAGCTGAGCACGGTTAAGGAATGGTTTGGCAACAGCGGCTGGGACACGCAGCTTCCTCGAAGGCTGACCAACATGatcatcgccgacctcgccaacTGGCTCATCCCCGAGGGTCTGTTGCAGAACATCCAAAGGGCGAGCCTCGCCTTTGACCTGATCCATGGGCTCGAGAACGCCGATAGCGTGCTCCAGCACGTGCGGACAAACGCCAGTCCCGAGGTTCTCGAGCTGTACAAGCACGCCCTCAACGAGAGCAAGTCTTGCGGAATCGTACGGGCCAAGGACTCGGCAGGAATTCTGatcggcaccgtcatcatTTGTCGTCAGAACTGTGCGCTCGCCACATACATTCCTTCGCTCCTGTCTCACGCGGGCAAtgtcggcggcatcatcgcGCCCGTTGTATCCCCCACGCCGCAGTCAACGCTCGTTCTTGAAGGTCTCGCCCTCATGGGTGTTCGGCAATGCAAGAGCTACAAGTCCTCCAGGGTACTGCTCAGCTGG gttgtcgacgacgcatgCGAACCGATGCGATTGATGGGCTTCGAGACCCTTCAGGTGTTTGAGGAGATTACAAACTCGCCCGAAGTGTACGTGCCTCATGTCGACGGATGGGTGGATGCAAACCGCTGA
- a CDS encoding N-acetylglucosamine-6-phosphate deacetylase translates to MILVRAILDPTTSFMSPMEPLPRPRRPNGLTKFTNCRLVKGDRLVEDDLWVSALTGKIINSQTAFYGELNLPDTIVDLGGRIVAPGMIDCQLNGAFGFNFSTLLDDMSQYGDHVTDVNRLLTRTGVTSYVPTITSQRPELYQKVLPHLGPSGGRRVASDGAESLGAHCEGPFLNPTKNGVHDVDVLLEAQTYADMEACYGAGNLAPAKAGGLAPVKMITAAPELGRMTKLIPELRSRGIICSIGHSEATYEQASAAVAQGATMITHLFNAMRPLHHRNPGIFGVLGCAESLRRPYFGIIADGIHLHPTTIKIAFNAYPDGFILVTDAMHLVGLPDGAYPWTNGGQTCNIVKKGTKLLLENSDTIAGSSITLLGCVNNFLRWCGTGIPEAINAVTATPAAMLGLEGVKGTLDAGADADLVILSENDEQGSSQLVLDEVWKFGSRLYCASETQCDS, encoded by the exons ATGATCCTCGTTCGTGCGATCCTCGACCCGACGACCTCCTTCATGTCCCCCATGGAACCCTtacctcggccgcgtcggccgaaTGGCTTGACCAAGTTCACCAACTGCCGGCTCGTCAAGGGCgaccggctcgtcgaggatgacctCTGGGTCAGCGCTCTGACGGGCAAGATCATCAACAGCCAGACGGCATTTTACGGCGAACTCAACCTCCCGGataccatcgtcgacctgGGCGGTCGCATCGTCGCCCCCGGCATGATCGACTGCCAGCTCAACGGCGCCTTCGGCTTCAACTTTTCGACCCTTCTTGACGACATGTCACAGTATGGCGACCACGTGACGGACGTCAATCGTCTGCTCACCCGGACGGGGGTCACCTCCTACGTCCCCACCATCACAAGCCAACGGCCCGAGCTGTACCAAAAG GTCCTCCCGCATCTTGGACCCTCGGGAGGCCGGCGCGTGGCaagcgacggcgccgaaTCGCTGGGCGCACACTGCGAAGGCCCGTTCCTGAACCCGACCAAGAACGGCGTGCACGATGTCGACGTCCTGCTCGAGGCGCAGACGTACGCCGACATGGAGGCCTGCTACGGCGCCGGGAACCTCGCGCCCGCAAAGGCCGGCGGTCTCGCGCCCGTCAAGATGATCACGGCGGCGCCCGAGCTCGGGCGCATGACCAAGCTCATCCCCGAGCTCAGGTCGAGGGGCATCATCTGCTCCATCGGCCACTCGGAGGCGACGTACGAgcaggcctcggcggccgtggcccaAGGGGCCACCATGATCACCCATCTCTTCAACGCGATGCGGCCTCTGCACCACCGCAACCCGGGCATCTTCGGCGTGCTAGGCTGCGCCGAGAGCCTGCGCCGGCCGTACTTTggcatcatcgccgacggcatccacCTGCACCCGACGACCATCAAGATCGCCTTCAACGCGTACCCGGATggcttcatcctcgtcaccgacgccatgcacctcgtcggccttccCGACGGCGCCTACCCGTGGACCAACGGCGGCCAGACGTGCAACATTGTCAAGAAGGGCACGAAGTTGCTTCTCGAGAACTCGGACACGATTGCGGGGAG TTCAATCACCCTCCTCGGCTGCGTCAACAACTTCCTCCGCTGGTGCGGCACAGGCATCCCCGAGGCCATCAAtgccgtgacggcgacgcccgccgccatgctcggTCTTGAAGGCGTCAAGGGgacgctcgacgccggcgccgacgccgatctCGTCATCCTGTCCGAGAATGACGAACAGGGCTCGAGCCAACTCGTGCTCGACGAAGTGTGGAAGTTTGGCTCGCGCCTGTACTGTGCTAGCGAAACGCAATGCGATTCGTGA
- a CDS encoding rxt2-like protein yields MNFGELTGPESAKVSAVPRSLIGAVAELSNTALVGGGHFAGQQLVASSRLSTSVDPPFVLVKTRHNTTDQYPWHNTDATYQSPFRRILALRAHFPSINRTPTVRLLGAFLPVESLVPRPRRLARPNDHGHDSHRRRRHDHAMASQQILFAETIAGMKKAFKRKAYESDSDSEIENRGNRGNKLKKRARFAHQGQLAPTQGPSAYKEVMTEPAQSHPSRSNRSNRSPDGPFLSLQTVDYSGVRRSIIHRNPPLIDYDGYEINSDDDERQVEDAEVSAAELNPYANVHLEHILAPLTASTDLPTHSTLSKPFTSRTLTDLVSQSCTMTRKENRSLWNVRYLWTTLCGDGNWMPCGTMIGPNDVEFYSDEHVARHLLGLAKANMADTASPGMVNGEGANGATAVAGDHMKQAEDVAMTDAGADENEVGTTKDEAEVDEGAKTEDKNETGCQSPAMEEDKRRMEEGSAKNHKDGLAEKMASRDRGKEGMERADDGSADGAANNGETGEMENRRKNDETAPSVSSDALEPAFVHPMFQTPVGVKLERDLHLPRKEAEDIRRLLALYVQKQEEICRGASRLHHGLLKAERLRKDVLHWAKAEAHCGPGRDMSDGEDWYDKDEWGLADDLKKGHDEEEEDTTTSGKKTRNRRQ; encoded by the exons ATGAATTTCGGAGAATTGACCGGACCGGAGTCGGCAAAAGTAAGCGCCGTGCCTCGGTCGCTTATTGGTGCAGTTGCTGAGCTGTCGAACACGGCGCTCGTGGGCGGTGGTCATTTTGCAGGGCAACAGCTTGTAGCCTCGTCCCGCCTATCGACCAGCGTTGATCCTCCTTTTGTTCTCGTCAAAACTCGGCACAACACGACCGACCAATACCCCTGGCACAACACAGATGCGACGTATCAGAGCCCTTTCCGGCGGATACTAGCCCTCCGCGCCCATTTTCCCTCCATTAATCGAACTCCTACCGTTCGTCTCCTCGGCGCCTTCCTGCCCGTGGAGAGTCTGGTGCCCAGGCCACGACGACTCGCACGTCCGAACGATCACGGCCACGATtcccatcgccgtcgccgtcacgatCACGCCATGGCTTCACAGCAGATCCTCTTCGCCGAGACGATAGCCGGCATGAAGAAGGCGTTCAAGAGAAAAGCCTACG AATCCGACTCGGATTCGGAAATTGAGAACCGCGGCAACCGCGGCAACAAGCTGAAGAAGAGAGCGCGATTTGCGCACCAGGGACAATTGGCGCCCACCCAGGGCCCGAGTGCATACAAGGAGGTAATGACCGAGCCCGCACAATCCCACCCTTCCCGGTCGAACCGTTCGAACCGTTCACCTGACGGACCATTTCTCTCTCTGCAGACCGTCGACTACTCGGGTGTCCGAAgatccatcatccaccgcAACCCGCCGCTCATCGATTACGACGGGTACGAAATCAacagcgacgatgacgaacGACAGGTCGAAGACGCCGaggtctcggccgccgaacTCAACCCTTACGCCAACGTCCATCTGGAAC ACATATTGGCCCCGTTGACCGCTTCCACCGATCTGCCGACACACTCGACCCTGTCGAAGCCATTCACGTCCAGGACGCTCACCGATCTGGTTTCGCAGAGCTGCACAATGACGCGGAAGGAAAACCGCTCGCTGTGGAATGTCCGATATCTCTGGACGACGCTGTGCGGGGATGGAAACTGGATGCCGTGCGGGACGATGATTGGGCCAAACGACGTGGAATTCTACTCGGATGAACACGTCGCTCGGCACCTCCTAGGCTTAGCCAAAGCGAACATGGCCGACACTGCGTCACCGGGGATGGTGAACGGCGAGGGGGCAAACGGAGCAACAGCCGTTGCCGGCGACCACATGAAGCAGGCTGAAGATgtggccatgacggacgCCGGAGCGGACGAGAACGAGGTCGGCACAACCAAGGACGAGGCAGAGGTCGACGAAGGCGCAAAGACGGAGGATAAGAACGAAACGGGGTGCCAGAGCCCCGCGATGGAGGAGGACAAGAGGCGGATGGAAGAGGGGAGCGCGAAAAATCACAAAGATGGTTTGGCCGAAAAGATGGCCAGCAGAGACAGGGGGAAGGAAGGCATGGAGCGAGCAGACGACGgttcggccgacggcgcggcaAACAATGGGGAGACGGGGGAGATGGAGAACCGACGCAAGAATGACGAGACAGCTCCCTCGGTCTCGTCGGATGCCTTGGAGCCGGCATTTGTCCATCCCATGTTTCAGACACCGGTGGGCGTCAAGCTGGAGCGGGACCTCCACCTCCCGAGGAAGGAGGCCGAAGACATCCGGCGACTCTTGGCACTGTACGTGCAAAAGCAAGAGGAGATTTGCCGCGGAGCAAGCCGGTTGCATCACGGGCTGCTGAAGGCTGAGCGGCTGCGGAAGGACGTCCTGCACTGGGCCAAGGCGGAGGCGCACTGCGGCCCAGGCCGGGACATGTCCGACGGGGAGGATTGGTACGACAAGGACGAATGGGGCCTCGCGGATGACCTCAAGAAAGGCCacgacgaagaggaagaggatacgacgacgtcgggcaAGAAGACGAGGAACCGTCGACAGTGA
- a CDS encoding glucosamine-6-phosphate deaminase, whose amino-acid sequence MRLIIRDDALAASTYVANYIIDRIRAFNPSAQHPFVLGLPTGSTPQGVYKILVERYKAGEISFEHVVTFNMDEYVGIPRDDAESYHSFMYKHFFSHVNVDPSNVHILDGNAANLEAECVAFEDAIKAAGGIDLFLAGIGEDGHLAFNEPGSSLASRTRVKTLAYETILANSRFFGNDVTKVPRMALTVGVQTVLEAREVVVVILGQRKSIALQRCVEQGVNHMWTLSSLQLHPHPMIVVDEDATLELQVKTVKYFKSIEKIALEEGFEQILPSKVRTGIGSSVPETRIHSLDDFDGPDPSILAPQPTTSRLLRATPATEYPIRSVSPDLVPDRMASRIPEPNLSMRLTPKPELQLTPHNAIKA is encoded by the exons ATGCGCTTGATCATTCGCGATGACGCCCTAGCGGCGAGCACCTACGTGGCCAACTACATCATCGACCGCATCAGAGCCTTCAACCCGTCGGCCCAGCACCctttcgtcctcggcctccccACCGGCTCGACGCCCCAGGGCGTTTACAAGATCCTCGTCGAGAGGTacaaggccggcgag ATCTCGTTCGAGCACGTCGTCACCTTTAACATGGACGAGTACGTCGGCATCCCCCGCGATGACGCCGAGTCGTACCACTCCttcatgtacaagcacttcTTCTCCCACGTCAACGTTGACCCCTCCAACGTtcacatcctcgacggcaacgccgccaacctcgaggccgagtgCGTCGCCTTCGAGGACGCCATCAAGGCTGCCGGTGGCATCGATCTCTTCCTCGCTGGCATCGGTGAGGATGGCCACTTGGCCTTCAACGAGCCCGGCTCCTCGCTCGCCAGCCGCACCCGCGTCAAGACGCTTGCCTACGAAACCATCCTCGCCAACTCGCGCTTCTTCGGCAACGACGTCACCAAAGTGCCGCGGATGGCCCTCACCGTCGGTGTCCAGAccgtcctcgaggcccgcgaggtcgtcgtcgtcattcTCGGTCAGCGAAAGTCCATCGCCCTCCAGCGCTGCGTCGAGCAGGGTGTCAACCACATGTGGACCCTCTCGAGCCTGCAGCTGCATCCCCACCCCATGAttgtcgtcgatgaggatGCCACGCTCGAGCTGCAGGTGAAGACGGTCAAG TATTTCAAGAGTATCGAAAAGATTGCCCTCGAGGAAGGCTTCGAGCAGATCCTGCCCTCCAAGGTCCGCACCGGCATCGGCTCCTCCGTCCCCGAGACTCGCATCCATTCGCTCGACGACTTCGACGGCCCGGATCCCAGCATCCTCGCCCCGCAGCCAACTACCTCGCGCCTCCTCCGCGCGACCCCGGCCACCGAGTATCCCATCCGCTCCGTCTCTCCCGACCTCGTCCCCGACCGCATGGCCTCGCGCATCCCCGAACCCAACTTGTCGATGCGGTTGACCCCCAAGCCTGAGCTCCAACTGACGCCCCACAACGCCATCAAAGCCTGA
- a CDS encoding Phospholipid methyltransferase yields MDVLMSRFVDFGKTSLLQYRTKILTKLFGGHSRRACYALAATIFTLGILRDYLFKMAIQEQPSHPLLLGFVSKAAAWALLAAGNVMVGTSMWLLGITGTYLGDYFGILMDDMVTGFPFNVCRAPMYWGATTCFLGMALLYGKPAGLLLSGWVMLVYVVALRFEDPFTAEIYAKRERERAEGRKGE; encoded by the exons ATGGACGTCCTGATGAGCCGTTTTGTCGACTTCGGCAAGACGAGCTTGCTGC AGTACCGCACCAAGATCCTGACGAAGCTCTTCGGCGGCCACTCGCGCAGGGCCTGCTACGCCCTCGCGGCGACGATATTCACCCTCGGCATCCTGCGCGACTACCTCTTCAAGATGGCCATCCAGGAGCAGCCGTCGCacccgctgctgctgggctTCGTCTCCAAGGCGGCCGCCTGGGCGCTGCTGGCAGCCGGCAACGTCATGGTCGGAACGTCCATGTGGCTGCTCGGCATCACGGGCACCTACCTCGGCGACTACTTTGGCATCCTCATGGACGACATGGTCACCGGCTTCCCCTTCAACGTCTGCAGGGCGCCCATGTACTGGGGCGCCACGACGTGCTTCCTGGGCATGGCCCTGCTGTACGGCAAgccggccggcctgctgTTGTCCGGCTGGGTCATGCTCGTGtacgtcgtcgccctgcGGTTCGAGGACCCCTTCACCGCCGAGATCTATGCCAAGAGGGAGCGCGAGCGGGCCGAGGGCAGGAAGGGCGAGTGA